The following are encoded together in the Lactuca sativa cultivar Salinas chromosome 1, Lsat_Salinas_v11, whole genome shotgun sequence genome:
- the LOC111895050 gene encoding disease resistance protein RUN1-like, whose protein sequence is MVILSELLSEGSSSSSSNSGHSPTDGQSSSTDGYMYDVFLSFRGVDTRHSFTDHLHKALIDANITTFLDDEEIETGEDLKPELETAIKASRGSIIVISKNYASSTWCLDELVLILEQHMTSDHIIIPIFYHVEPTHIRKQQSSFGDAMAKHKQTMEAETNANKRSEWAQKMDRWNKALIEVANLKGKDVNGRLETEFIEEIVKDIQRRLHVRLRSVRQQLIGMDYDIKFITSWLKDGSSHTADILTIYGIGGIGKTTLAKHVYGLYAHEFHKSSCIEDVSRVCDGKFNGLLDLQEKLSSDISKTSSVKVHDASVYTSKIENAVARKRVFLVLDDISTLDQLDALLGSKGFHPGSKIIITTKERRLIERCALFKTDIKPKHTELLLQGLHETQSWELLCLHAFKCNYPKTGYEGVLYKLVKYCQGHPLALVVLGKSLYDRDVTYWEGCIEGLKKETDSHVNNVLRMSFNSLQSKNDKDLFKYIACFFVGIDRDVAETILQACNINIRSGIPNLLDRFLLSIGWKNELKMHQLVQEMGRFEVRQESHDKPWKRSLLWCHEESFRVLKQKKGKGNLVGLALNMRMLEKEMLGASYKLKTNALSKMDNLMLLQLNYVHMNGSYENFPPELRGLCMHGFHLKYIPSELPMENLVALDMSYSNIESFIGCYSNPQRLEKRQKLDGLCLKNKRLLGSLKVLNLSSCKQLCSLGDFNQFPALERLIVRNCTRLLEVSESIEQCVELALIDLSYCKQLKNLPRIIGMLKKVKTMLLDGCNLGESQTEDTNLDMDSLDMCNANKNISISTRTSFSTFVGAIPSRLKFFSSSLPRSLVRLSLVNNNLSTESFPMDFSSLSLLKELYLDGNPIHSMPNCVRTLHRVEILSMLNCNKLKLVEHPPHTLKILLYSDRESLEKVVFDPKMSPLMLFYFPRSYTPRSYEIEGMVKIQTMVGVEEKVLRSLGWINLLHNKRNVGNNPTESGMQMLYEFGIFSTTYDAEEMPSWFIHRSAGPSISFTIPSSSPNNLLKGINFCFLQTMRVLYELPVSLHDHFRITPMITVSNITKNRMWIYEPLWDRYFVDKKCRVVLSHWMLGMNEMEPGDHITVTVTEPSYELTKECGVSLVYEDDGEKKDEEDVLGYYKSWNHIIGGDLSPFQTTTGQFILRNQQFVTCGLCIMTHLF, encoded by the exons ATGGTTATTCTCTCTGAACTCCTCTCAGAaggatcttcatcttcttcatcaaatAGTGGTCATAGTCCAACTGATGGTCAAAGTTCATCAACTGATGGTTACATGTACGATGTATTTTTAAGTTTTAGAGGTGTTGACACTCGTCATAGTTTCACTGATCACCTTCATAAAGCCCTCATTGATGCCAATATCACTACGTTCTTGGATGATGAAGAGATTGAAACAGGGGAAGATCTGAAACCAGAACTGGAGACTGCAATTAAGGCATCTCGGGGTTCTATCATTGTGATATCTAAGAATTACGCTTCTTCAACATGGTGTCTGGATGAATTGGTGTTGATCCTTGAGCAGCATATGACATCTGATCATATTATTATCCCCATATTTTATCATGTTGAGCCCACTCATATCAGGAAGCAACAAAGTAGCTTTGGAGATGCAATGGCTAAGCATAAACAGACAATGGAGGCAGAGACAAATGCAAATAAAAGAAGTGAATGGGCTCAAAAGATGGACCGATGGAATAAAGCCCTTATAGAAGTAGCTAATTTAAAAGGAAAAGACGTCAATGGAAG GCTAGAGACGGAatttattgaagaaattgtgaagGACATCCAACGTAGGTTACATGTACGCTTAAGGAGTGTCCGGCAACAACTTATTGGGATGGACTATGATATTAAGTTCATCACTTCATGGTTGAAAGATGGATCCTCACATACGGCAGACATACTCACTATTTATGGTATAGGAGGGATTGGGAAGACAACTTTAGCCAAACATGTCTATGGGCTATATGCTCACGAATTCCACAAAAGCAGCTGTATTGAAGATGTTAGTAGAGTATGTGATGGAAAGTTTAATGGGTTGCTTGATTTACAAGAAAAACTAAGCAGTGACATTTCAAAAACAAGTTCCGTTAAAGTTCATGATGCTTCGGTATACACCTCAAAGATAGAGAATGCAGTAGCACGTAAAAGGGTGTTTCTTGTTCTTGATGATATTAGTACGCTTGATCAGTTGGATGCGTTACTTGGAAGCAAAGGTTTTCATCCCGGAAGCAAAATAATTATAACCACAAAGGAAAGACGTTTGATAGAGAGGTGTGCATTATTCAAAACAGACATTAAACCAAAGCATACAGAGCTCTTGCTTCAAGGCTTACATGAGACCCAATCATGGGAACTTTTGTGTCTCCATGCATTCAAATGCAACTATCCCAAGACAGGTTATGAAGGGGTGTTATATAAGCTTGTGAAGTATTGTCAAGGACATCCATTGGCTCTTGTAGTATTGGGAAAATCTCTATATGATCGAGATGTAACTTATTGGGAAGGGTGCATAGAAGGGCTAAAGAAAGAAACAGATTCTCATGTGAATAATGTCTTGAGAATGAGCTTTAACTCTTTGCAATCCAAAAATGATAAGGACTTGTTTAAGTATATTGCTTGTTTTTTTGTTGGAATAGATAGAGATGTTGCTGAAACAATATTACAGGCATGCAATATAAACATAAGATCTGGAATCCCGAATCTCCTCGACCGATTCCTTCTTTCTATTGGATGGAAAAACGAATTGAAGATGCATCAGTTGGTTCAAGAGATGGGAAGATTTGAAGTACGTCAAGAATCACATGACAAGCCATGGAAGAGAAGTCTATTATGGTGTCATGAGGAGTCATTCAgagtattaaaacaaaaaaag GGTAAGGGAAATCTTGTTGGCCTTGCCCTTAACATGCGCATGCTTGAGAAAGAGATGTTGGGTGCATCATATAAGTTAAAAACAAATGCATTAAGTAAGATGGATAATTTGATGCTACTACAACTCAATTATGTTCACATGAATGGGTCTTATGAGAACTTTCCACCGGAACTAAGAGGTTTGTGTATGCATGGGTTTCATTTAAAGTATATACCTTCAGAACTACCTATGGAGAATCTTGTTGCTCTTGACATGTCATATAGCAATATTGAATCATTTATCGGTTGTTATAGTAATCCACAACGACTTGAGAAGAGGCAAAAG TTGGATGGATTATGCTTAAAAAACAAAAGGTTGCTTGGATCATTGAAGGTTCTTAATTTAAGTTCCTGTAAACAACTTTGTAGTCTTGGTGACTTTAACCAATTCCCAGCTCTCGAGAGGTTAATAGTTAGAAATTGCACTCGTTTGCTTGAGGTTAGTGAATCAATTGAGCAGTGTGTTGAACTTGCCCTCATCGATCTAAGCTACTGCAAGCAGCTTAAAAACCTTCCAAGAATCATAGGCATGCTAAAGAAAGTTAAAACAATGTTGCTAGATGGTTGTAATCTGGGTGAATCTCAAACTGAGGATACAAATTTAGATATGGATTCACTGGACATGTGCAATGCTAACAAAAACATTAGCATAAGCACAAGAACCTCTTTCTCCACCTTTGTGGGTGCTATACCAAGCCGTTTGAAGTTTTTTTCAAGTTCTTTGCCAAGATCTCTAGTAAGGTTGTCCCTTGTAAATAATAATTTGTCCACTGAATCCTTTCCTATGGATTTTAGTAGTCTGTCCTTGTTAAAGGAATTATATTTAGATGGAAATCCTATCCATTCCATGCCCAATTGTGTGAGAACCCTTCATAGGGTTGAGATACTTAGTATGCTAAACTGTAATAaattgaagttggtcgaacatcCTCCACACACACTAAAAATCTTGCTCTATTCTGATCGCGAGTCTTTAGAAAAAGTTGTATTTGATCCCAAAATGTCTCCCCTCATGTTATTTTATTTTCCAAGAAGTTACACCCCTAGGTCGTATGAAATTGAAGGCATGGTGAAAATCCAGACAATGGTGGGTGTTGAGGAAAAGGTATTACGTAGCTTGGGCTGGATTAATTTACTCCATAACAAAAGGAATGTGGGAAATAATCCTACGGAATCTGGAATGCAG ATGTTATATGAATTTGGAATATTCAGCACAACATATGACGCAGAGGAGATGCCGAGTTGGTTTATTCATAGAAGCGCAGGGCCATCGATTTCATTTACAATCCCATCATCATCTCCAAATAATCTCCTTAAAGGAATCAACTTCTGCTTTCTGCAGACAATGAGAGTTTTGTATGAGTTGCCTGTAAGTCTACATGATCATTTCCGCATTACACCGATGATCACAGTTAGTAATATAACAAAGAACCGCATGTGGATATACGAACCTCTCTGGGACAGATACTTTGTAGATAAAAAGTGTAGGGTGGTGTTAAGTCATTGGATGTTAGGGATGAATGAGATGGAGCCTGGTGACCACATTACTGTTACTGTTACAGAGCCATCTTATGAACTTACAAAGGAGTGTGGTGTGAGTcttgtgtatgaggatgatggAGAGAAGAAGGATGAAGAAGATGTGTTGGGTTATTACAAGTCATGGAATCACATAATTGGTGGAGATCTCTCTCCTTTTCAGACAACTACAGGACAATTCATCCTAAGAAACCAGCAGTTTGTTACATGTGGCTTATGTATAATGACCCATTTATTTTAA